One Streptomyces sp. CG4 genomic window, GCTCGATCAGCCGGGTCAGACAGCGGACCAGGGTCGACTTGCCGGAGCCGGACAGGCCCATCACCACGAAGACCTCGCCCTTGCGGACGTCGAAGGAGACGTCCCGGACGGCCGCCGTGCAGCCCGTGCGGGCGCGCAGGTCGGCGGGGTCCAGTGCGCCGAGTTCCGGGTCGGTGGGTATCCGCTCCGGCTTGGGGCCGAAGACCTTCCACAGGCCGGAGACGGAGAAGACGGGGGACTCCATCGCCTTGCTCATCACGCATCACCACCGATCAGTTCGACGGCCTTCTCCCCGACCATGAGCACCCCGATCATCGGGTTCACGGCGGGCATGGTCGGGAAGACGGAGGCGTCGGCGATCCGGATGCCGTCGAGGCCGCGGATCTTCAACTCCGGGTCCACCACGGCGAGTGGGTCGTCTGCGGCGCCCATCTTGCAGGTACCGGCCGGGTGGTAGACGGTGTGCGCCACCTTGCGGGCGTACTCGCTCAGCTCGGCGTCGCCGAGGACCTCCGGGCCGGGGCAGACCTCGCGCTTGAGCCAGCTCGCGAGCGGCTCGGTCCTGGCGATCTCACGGGCGATGCGGATGCCGTCGACCAGGGTCCGGCCGTCGTAGTCGTCCTCGTCGGTGAAGTACCGGAAGTCGAGGGCGGGCTTCACGGACGGGTCGGCGCTGGTCAGGTACAGCCGGCCGCGGGACCTGGGCTTGGGGATGTTCGGGGTCATCGACACCCCGAACTCCGGCCGCTGGTAGCCGAGGCGCTCCGGGTTGTCCGTGAACGGGATCTGGTAGAAGTGGAACATCAGGTCCGGGCCCGCGTGCTCGGGGTCGCGGTGCACGAACAGACCCGCGTCGGAGTCCATCGCGGAGTTCTCCGGGATCGGGCCGTGGGTCTCCCAGACGATGACCGACTCGGGGTGGTCGAGCAGGTTCTCGCCGACGCCCGGCAGGTCGTGTACGACGGGAATGCCCAGCTCTTCGAGGTCTCCCCGGGGTCCGATGCCCGAGTGCATCAGCAGGCGCGGGGAGTCGACGGCGCCCGCGCACAGGACGACCTCGCTCCGGGCGCGGATCAGCAGTTCCTCGCCGTCCTTGGTGCGCACGTGGACGCCCTCGGCGCGGGTGCCGGTCAGCTCCAGCCGGTACGCCCAGGTCTCCAGGAGGACGGTCAGGTTGGGGCGCTCGTCCATCACCGGGTGCAGGTAGGCCACGGACGCGCTCGACCGCTTGTTGTTCTCCGGGTGGTAGGCGAGGTCGAAGAAGCCGACGCCCTCGGTGAACGGCTTCTTGTTGAAGCCCTCGACGCGGGGCACCCCGAGGGCCGCCTGGGCGGCGTCGACGAAGTCGCGGGCGATCGCGTTCCGGTCCTTCTCGTCGACGGAGACGATGTTGTTCTCCAGGCGGGCGAAGTAGGCCTCCATCGGGACGGCGCCCCAGCCCTCGGCGCCGGCCGCCTCCCACTCGTCCCAGTCGGACGGCAGCGGCTTGAAGGAGATCAGGGTGTTGTGCGAGGAGCAGCCGCCGAGGACCCGGGCGCGGCTGTGCCGGATGTGGGAGTTGCCGCGCGGCTGTTCCACGGTCGGGTAGTCGTAGTCGAGGTCGCCGCCGAGCAGGCCCATCCACCGGCGCAGGGTGAGCACGTCGTCGCGGCCGACATCGCTCGGGCCGCCCTCGATGACGGCGACGGTGACGTCCGGGTTCTCGGTGAGGCGGGAGGCGATGACGGAGCCGGCGGTGCCGCCGCCGATGACGACGTAGTCGTAGATGTGGGGGGTCTCGGGCATGGGGGTACTACTCCAGGGGGTGTGGAACGAAGTCGAGGCTCAGCCGGCGAACCAGCGCACGGGCTTCGGCGCGAGGTTCTGGTAGACGTGCTTGCTCTCGCGGTACTCGGCGAGTCCGGCGGGCCCCAGCTCGCGGCCGGTGCCGCTCTTGCCGAAGCCGCCCCACTCCGCCTGCGGCAGATAGGGGTGGAAGTCGTTGATCCAGACGGTGCCGTGGCGCAGCCGCCCCGCGACGCGGCGGGCCCGGCCCGCGTCGGTGGTCCAGACGGCGCCGGCGAGGCCGTACTCGGTGTCGTTGGCGAGGAACACCGCCTCGTCCTCGGTGCGGAAGGTCTCCACGGTGAGGACCGGGCCGAACACCTCCTCGCGGACGACCTTCATCTCGCGGTGGCAGGCGTCGAGCACGGTCGGCTCGTAGAAGTAGCCGGTTTCCGGGCGGGCCTCGCTCGGTTCGGGCCGCTTGCCGCCGCAGCGCAGCACCGCGCCCTCGGCCAGCGCGGAGGCGACGTACGCCTCGACCTTGGCGCGCTGCTGCTCGCTGACCAGCGGGCCGCACTCGACACCGTCGGCGGTGCCGCGCCCGAGCTTGATCTTCTGGGCCCGGCGGGCGAGCTCGGTGACGAAGCGGTCCCGGATCGACTCCTCGATGATCAGCCGGCCACCGGCCGAGCAGACCTGGCCGCTGTGGATGAAGGCGGCGTTGAGGGCCTGGTCGACGGCCGTGTCGAAGCCTTCCTCGGTGGCGCAGGCGTCGGCGAAGACGACGTTGGGGTTCTTGCCGCCGAGTTCGAGGGCGACCTTCTTCACGCTCGGGGCGGCGGCCTGGGCGACCTTGACGCCGCTGACCAGGCCACCGGTGAAGGAGACCAGGTCGACGTCGGGGTGCTCGGCGAACCGGGCGCCGACGGTGTGGCCGGGGCCGGTGACGATGTTGGCGACACCGGCGGGAAGCCCGGCCTCGGCGAGCAGCTCGATCAGCGCGATGGTCGTCATCGGCGTGATCTCGCTGGGCTTGACGACGAAGGTGTTGCCGGCGGCGAGCGCCGGGGCGATCTTCCAACTGGCCTGGAGGAGCGGGTAGTTCCAGGGGGTGATCAGTGCGCACACACCGACGGGCTCGTGCACGACCACGCTGTGGATGTCGGGCGAGCCGGCGTCCACGACCCGGCCGGGCGCCTCGGCGGCGACCAGGTCGGCGAAGTAGCGGAAGGCGTCGGCGACACAGTCGATGTCGATACGGCCCTCTTCGGCGGTCTTGCCCGCGTCGCGGCTCTCCAGCAGGCCGAGCTCCTCGCGGTCGCGCACGAGGAGATCGGCGACGCGGCGCAGCAGCGCGGCGCGTTCGGCGACCGGGGTGCGGGGCCAGGGCCCCTGGTCGAAGGCCTGCCGGGCGGCGGCCACCGCGCGCTCGGCGTCCTTCTCGTCACCCTCTGCGACCACGGCGAACGGCCGGGCGTCCGCGGGGTCGAGGATCTCGCGCGTCGCGCCGGAGATCGCTCCCAGCCACTCGCCGCCCGCGTGGATGGTCGCCTGGGCCTGTCGTGCCGTTCTGTCCGCCATGTTCGGTGTTGCCTTCCGTTCCTGATCCGTGCCCCTGTGTCACACACGTGTCACCCTTGGGGACCGCGTCCGCCTGCCCCGCCCCGGTGGAGGGCATGCGTAATCGATGGCCGAAAGTGCGGCTCGTCACTGAAAATATGACGGAAAAGGGACAAAGGGGGCCGGATGTCGGTGCCGCTTGAAAGAGGCACGCCAAGCCTGGGCGGGACGGCCGGTCAAGAACACAGGACGCGGGCGGTCAGGAATACAGGTCGGGCGGTCAGGAGTACAGGTCGGCGGGGCCGCCGAGGTTGCGGATCATCCGGCGCAGGACCTCCAGCGTGATGGCGTAGTCCTCCTCCGGGATGCCGTCGTGGATCTCGGCGCGCACCCGCTTGAGCAGTGCCATGGCGCGCCGGGTGGCCGCCCGGCCGGAGTCGGTGGCGCGCAGCCCGCCGGCCTCGTCGACGGTCAGCCACTGGCGGGCGGTCAGGGTGTCGACGGCACGACCGATCACCTCCGGGCCGGCGTCGAGGTGCGGGGCCAGCCGGTTCTGGAGCTCGGCACGGGTACAGGGGGCCGGTTCCGCGGCGATTTCCTTCAGTACCCACCACTGCGGCTGGGTGAGATCGATTCCGGCCAGGGCGCCGCGCAGATGACCTACGACGGCCTGATGGGCGACCCAGGTCCAGTAGCCGACGGGCTGGACGGTCGACGGGGAGGGGGCTGAAACAGGCGTCATGAGGCCACGGTAGGAGCGGCCGCGGCCGGGCGCCCGGCGTGGACAGCGAACGAGTGAGACCCGTACGTGGCCGCCCACCACCCCCGGCTGGAGCGCGCGGCCGGGCGCGCGGCACCTGCGCCGCCCACTGGCCCGAGAAGCGGCTCCAGGGTCTATCGGGCGCCCGGCGCCTGGAGGATCAGCTCCCGTACACGGTCGCGCAGCCAGGCGTGGGCGGGGTCCGCGTCATGGCGCGGGTGCCAGGCGAAGCCGACGCCGACCGGCGGGAGCGGCAGCGGGACCTCGAAGGTGACCAGGCCGAGGATGGCGGCCAGCGGGCTCCCCCAGTGACTGATCAGTCCGACCAGATCGGTCTCGCGCAGCACGAACAGCGAGGCGGGGTAGGTGCCGACGCTGCCCACCACCCGGCGCTCCAGGCCCCGTTCGGCGAGCGCCTCGTCGATCGGCCCGTGCTGCTTGCCGCGCCGGGAGACGATCAGATGACCGGCCTCCCCGGCGAACCGCTCGGCCGTCAACTCCCCGGTGAGCAGCGGATGTCCGGCCCGTACGACGCCCAGCATGCGTTCCTCGTACACCGTCTCCACCCGCACCTCGGGCGCGCTCGTGTCGATCACCCCGACCTCCAGGTCGGCGGTGCCCTGGCGCAGGAACGGGGCGTCCACATGGCTCTCGGAGAGGAAGCGCAGCCGGATGCCGGGGGCCTCGCGGGCGGCGCGCTCGAAGAGGGCGGCGCCGAGCGTGGCGGCGATCGAGTCGTGGCCGAGGATCGTGAACGTGCGGGTCACCGTGCGCAGATCGGCGTCCCGGCCCGGCGCGAACAGGGCGCGGGCCCGCTCCACCACCGCGCTCACCTCGGCCCGTACGGCCAGCGCGTGCGGGGTGGGCACCATCCGGCGTCCGGCGCGCACCAGGACGGGGTCGCCGAGCGCCTTGCGGATCCGGCCGAGGGTGCGGCTCATGGCGGGCTCGGACAGATGCAGCCGGTGCGCGGCGCCCTGCACGCTCTGCTCCTCCAGCAGCACGTCGAGCGCGACCAGCAGGTTCAGGTCCAGTCTCGGGTCCGGCCCGGTGGATTGCGTCATGTGCAGGCATCCCTTGCAAAGATTGCACTGGAAAGCAGGTCAGCGGCGAGCCTACGGTGAGGGCGATCCCGACACCACTTCCTGGATCCCGACACCACTTTCTCGAAGCTCCCGGGAGGAGCCGTGCCCACGCACGCCCTGAAACGCCCCACCCGGCTCGCGCTGTGCGCCTGTGTCCTGGTCGCACAGAGCATGGTCGCCGCCATCAACCTCCTCATCCCGCAACTGAGTTCATCGCCCCTGCACCCCACGCACACCGAGATCCTGTGGACGGTCGACGCGTATGTCATCGTCTTCGCGGGCCTGTTGATCCCGGCCGGCGCGCTCGGTGACCGATACGGCCGCAAGGGCGCCCTGCTCGCCGGGCTCGCCCTGTTCGCGGCGGGCGCCGCCACGAGTGCCCTCGCCACCGGCCCGGCCGCGCTGATAGCGGGCCGGGGCCTGTCCGGCGCCGGAGCCGCCCTGATCACACCGGCGACCCTGTCGATCCTCATGCACCTGTCCGCACCCGGGCACCGGGCCCGTTCGATGGGCGCCTGGACGCTGTCGATCGGCCTGGGCGGCGCAGCGGGCAACCTGGGCGGCGGCCTGGCCGGTCAATTCCTCGGCTGGCGCGCCCTGTTCGCGGTCATGGTCCCGCTCGCGGCCGTACTCGCCGCGTCCGTCGCGATCACCGTCCCGCGCACCGAACGCCCGGCCCGCAGCAACCCCGACCTGCTCGGCACCCTGCTGCTGACGGCGGGCCTGGTCGCCGTCCTGTTCGGCATCATCGAGGGCTCCACCTACGGCTGGGCCTCGGCCCGTATCCTCGGCGCCTTCGCGACGGGCGCGGTGCTCGTGGCGGCCTTCACGGCACACGCCCTGCGCGCACCCGCGCCTCTCTTCGACCCGCGCGTCTTCGCCTCCGCCCGGCTGCGGGCGTCCTCCCTCGGCACGGCCACCGGCTTCTTCGGCCTGTTCGCCCTGTTCTTCGTCAACTCGCAGTATCTGCAGGACCTGAAGGGCTTCGGCGCGGCCGTCACCGGCGTCGCGATCCTGCCGCTGCCGGTCGGCATGGCGGTCGCCCAGCGGCTGGCCACCCGCTGGGCGGGCCGCCCCCGCGCGGTCATCGGCACCGGACTCACCCTGATCGGCCTCGGCCTGCTCAGTGTGTCCACCGCCGACGCGGGCACCCCCTACGCGGTGTACGCCTGCTGGCTGCTGGTCATCGCGGCCGGTACCGGCCTGTCCATGCCGGCCCTGACCCTCGGCGTGGTCACCTCGCTCCCCGCCCACCAGGCGGGCCTCGGCTCGGGCCTGGGCACCACGGCCCGCGAGACCGGCGCGGCGCTGGGCGTCGCCGTCACCGGCACGGTCCTGTCGGCCCACACCGACCTGACGCACGGCATGGGACCGGCCCTGCGCACG contains:
- a CDS encoding GMC oxidoreductase; this translates as MPETPHIYDYVVIGGGTAGSVIASRLTENPDVTVAVIEGGPSDVGRDDVLTLRRWMGLLGGDLDYDYPTVEQPRGNSHIRHSRARVLGGCSSHNTLISFKPLPSDWDEWEAAGAEGWGAVPMEAYFARLENNIVSVDEKDRNAIARDFVDAAQAALGVPRVEGFNKKPFTEGVGFFDLAYHPENNKRSSASVAYLHPVMDERPNLTVLLETWAYRLELTGTRAEGVHVRTKDGEELLIRARSEVVLCAGAVDSPRLLMHSGIGPRGDLEELGIPVVHDLPGVGENLLDHPESVIVWETHGPIPENSAMDSDAGLFVHRDPEHAGPDLMFHFYQIPFTDNPERLGYQRPEFGVSMTPNIPKPRSRGRLYLTSADPSVKPALDFRYFTDEDDYDGRTLVDGIRIAREIARTEPLASWLKREVCPGPEVLGDAELSEYARKVAHTVYHPAGTCKMGAADDPLAVVDPELKIRGLDGIRIADASVFPTMPAVNPMIGVLMVGEKAVELIGGDA
- a CDS encoding aldehyde dehydrogenase family protein — encoded protein: MADRTARQAQATIHAGGEWLGAISGATREILDPADARPFAVVAEGDEKDAERAVAAARQAFDQGPWPRTPVAERAALLRRVADLLVRDREELGLLESRDAGKTAEEGRIDIDCVADAFRYFADLVAAEAPGRVVDAGSPDIHSVVVHEPVGVCALITPWNYPLLQASWKIAPALAAGNTFVVKPSEITPMTTIALIELLAEAGLPAGVANIVTGPGHTVGARFAEHPDVDLVSFTGGLVSGVKVAQAAAPSVKKVALELGGKNPNVVFADACATEEGFDTAVDQALNAAFIHSGQVCSAGGRLIIEESIRDRFVTELARRAQKIKLGRGTADGVECGPLVSEQQRAKVEAYVASALAEGAVLRCGGKRPEPSEARPETGYFYEPTVLDACHREMKVVREEVFGPVLTVETFRTEDEAVFLANDTEYGLAGAVWTTDAGRARRVAGRLRHGTVWINDFHPYLPQAEWGGFGKSGTGRELGPAGLAEYRESKHVYQNLAPKPVRWFAG
- a CDS encoding MarR family winged helix-turn-helix transcriptional regulator, which translates into the protein MTPVSAPSPSTVQPVGYWTWVAHQAVVGHLRGALAGIDLTQPQWWVLKEIAAEPAPCTRAELQNRLAPHLDAGPEVIGRAVDTLTARQWLTVDEAGGLRATDSGRAATRRAMALLKRVRAEIHDGIPEEDYAITLEVLRRMIRNLGGPADLYS
- a CDS encoding LysR family transcriptional regulator — encoded protein: MTQSTGPDPRLDLNLLVALDVLLEEQSVQGAAHRLHLSEPAMSRTLGRIRKALGDPVLVRAGRRMVPTPHALAVRAEVSAVVERARALFAPGRDADLRTVTRTFTILGHDSIAATLGAALFERAAREAPGIRLRFLSESHVDAPFLRQGTADLEVGVIDTSAPEVRVETVYEERMLGVVRAGHPLLTGELTAERFAGEAGHLIVSRRGKQHGPIDEALAERGLERRVVGSVGTYPASLFVLRETDLVGLISHWGSPLAAILGLVTFEVPLPLPPVGVGFAWHPRHDADPAHAWLRDRVRELILQAPGAR
- a CDS encoding MFS transporter — its product is MPTHALKRPTRLALCACVLVAQSMVAAINLLIPQLSSSPLHPTHTEILWTVDAYVIVFAGLLIPAGALGDRYGRKGALLAGLALFAAGAATSALATGPAALIAGRGLSGAGAALITPATLSILMHLSAPGHRARSMGAWTLSIGLGGAAGNLGGGLAGQFLGWRALFAVMVPLAAVLAASVAITVPRTERPARSNPDLLGTLLLTAGLVAVLFGIIEGSTYGWASARILGAFATGAVLVAAFTAHALRAPAPLFDPRVFASARLRASSLGTATGFFGLFALFFVNSQYLQDLKGFGAAVTGVAILPLPVGMAVAQRLATRWAGRPRAVIGTGLTLIGLGLLSVSTADAGTPYAVYACWLLVIAAGTGLSMPALTLGVVTSLPAHQAGLGSGLGTTARETGAALGVAVTGTVLSAHTDLTHGMGPALRTVGVVVLVATALVVAGYGTRAPSPTVAEDRERELSRAS